A stretch of the Bacteroidota bacterium genome encodes the following:
- a CDS encoding C1 family peptidase has product MKTRKSLLAICMILLGIASFAQQKGAITETLIHDFQKSVQNTNIEALQNAVSNNAINKLAINQSSKSSLDFNFKYKVITNGISDQKSSGRCWLYTGLNTLKPVILGNSNLSSFDFSHTFNFFWDQLEKSNLFLEGIIATRDKALNDRTVDWLFKNPIGDGGQWTTFADIVQKYGVVPQSAMPETHSSENTRHMSSFIKLKLKEDALDLRDMHAAGKNEDDIRTAKNNMLKDIYKILVINLGEPPTEFDWRYKNNEGILSDFKTYTPKSFYAEFFGVDLANYVMFMNDPTRAYHKVYEIEYDRNMIEGYNWKYINLPAADLKKMALTSLKNNEGMYFSCDVGKFLDSKNGTLDVDNYNYNALFDVEFGMDKKERIQTYSSGSSHGMALIGVDVDEKENTTKWLLENSWGAASGYKGHLVMTDEWFNEYMFRLVVNKEYIPAKILKILKEEATLLPPWDPMFAPEE; this is encoded by the coding sequence ATGAAAACACGTAAATCACTACTGGCAATTTGCATGATCTTATTAGGAATTGCCTCATTCGCTCAACAAAAAGGGGCCATAACGGAAACCTTGATTCACGATTTTCAAAAATCAGTTCAAAATACAAATATTGAAGCACTCCAAAATGCAGTAAGCAACAATGCTATTAATAAACTTGCCATTAATCAAAGTAGCAAATCTAGTCTTGACTTTAACTTTAAGTATAAAGTAATTACGAATGGAATTAGTGATCAAAAGTCGTCTGGAAGATGTTGGTTATACACTGGTTTGAATACGTTAAAGCCCGTTATACTTGGGAATTCTAATTTAAGCTCCTTTGATTTTTCTCATACGTTTAATTTCTTTTGGGATCAGTTAGAAAAGTCAAACTTATTTCTAGAAGGAATTATTGCTACAAGAGACAAAGCTTTAAATGACAGAACTGTTGACTGGCTGTTCAAAAATCCAATAGGCGATGGTGGACAGTGGACAACGTTTGCTGATATTGTGCAAAAATATGGAGTTGTTCCACAATCGGCCATGCCTGAAACGCATAGCAGTGAAAACACAAGGCATATGTCTTCATTTATCAAACTAAAATTAAAAGAAGATGCATTGGATTTAAGAGATATGCATGCAGCAGGAAAAAATGAAGATGATATCAGAACAGCTAAGAATAATATGCTGAAAGACATATATAAAATTTTAGTAATTAATCTGGGTGAGCCTCCAACAGAATTTGACTGGAGATATAAAAATAATGAAGGCATATTAAGTGATTTCAAAACATATACGCCCAAATCATTTTATGCTGAGTTCTTTGGAGTTGATTTGGCCAACTATGTAATGTTTATGAACGATCCTACCAGAGCATATCATAAAGTATATGAGATTGAGTACGATAGAAATATGATTGAAGGCTACAACTGGAAATACATTAATTTACCTGCAGCCGATTTGAAAAAAATGGCACTTACATCATTAAAGAACAATGAAGGGATGTATTTTTCTTGCGATGTCGGCAAATTCCTTGATAGCAAAAACGGTACATTGGATGTAGATAATTACAATTACAACGCTTTGTTCGATGTTGAATTTGGCATGGATAAAAAAGAACGTATCCAAACTTATTCAAGTGGATCTTCGCATGGCATGGCTCTTATAGGGGTTGATGTAGATGAAAAAGAGAATACTACCAAATGGTTACTTGAAAACAGCTGGGGAGCTGCCAGTGGCTACAAAGGTCATTTAGTAATGACTGATGAATGGTTCAATGAATATATGTTCAGACTCGTTGTAAACAAGGAATATATTCCAGCTAAAATTCTTAAGATTTTAAAAGAGGAGGCTACATTGTTACCTCCTTGGGATCCAATGTTTGCTCCAGAGGAGTAA